The segment CTGTTAGTGCCATTATGGATGCGAATTATCTTGGTATTTTAGCATGGGCAGTGTTATTTGGGATTGCATTAAAGGCAGCTAGTGACACAACCAAAACAATGCTTAGCAATGTATCAGATGCTGTAACAAAAATTGTGCAATGGATTATTAGCTTAGCACCTATTGGGGTTATGGGAATTGTTTTTGATATTATTTCATCAACAGGCTTATCGGCATTGGCAGAGTATGGACGATTAATTATTATTTTAGTGGCAACAATGTTCTTTATCGCTTTAGTGGTCAATCCATTGATGGTTTTTGTGGTGGCACGTCGCAACCCATATCCACTTGTATTAACATGCTTAAAGGAAAGCGGCACAATGGCATTCTTTACACGTAGCTCGGCTGCCAATATTCCAGTCAATATGGCGTTAGCTGAAAAGCTAAAGCTCAATAAAGATACATATGCAGTATCCATTCCATTAGGCGCAACAATTAATATGGCGGGAGCGGCTGTGACGATTTCGATGTTAACAATGGCAACAGCACATACGCTCGGCATTGAAGTAGATATTTTAACAGCGGTAATTTTAATGGTACTAGCAGCGGTATCAGCGGCTGGTGCATCAGGTGTGCCGGGCGGCTCCTTATTATTAATTCCGCTTGCTTGTAGCTTATTAGGCATTTCGGATGATATTGCGATGCAGGTTGTAGCAATTGGCTTTATTATCGGCGTTGTACAGGATTCCTGTGAAACAGCGTTGAACTCATCATCAGACATTGTCTTTACAGCGGCTG is part of the Lysinibacillus sp. FSL K6-0232 genome and harbors:
- the sstT gene encoding serine/threonine transporter SstT — protein: MKALFQTWNRINLVSRIVVGIIVGILLAVTVPEAVSGVSILGTLFVGALKAVAPVLVFILVINALASHVSGKATNMKMVIALYLASTFLAGLVAVIVSFLFPTTLTLKTGAEEVAPPSGITEVLESLLFNIVSNPVSAIMDANYLGILAWAVLFGIALKAASDTTKTMLSNVSDAVTKIVQWIISLAPIGVMGIVFDIISSTGLSALAEYGRLIIILVATMFFIALVVNPLMVFVVARRNPYPLVLTCLKESGTMAFFTRSSAANIPVNMALAEKLKLNKDTYAVSIPLGATINMAGAAVTISMLTMATAHTLGIEVDILTAVILMVLAAVSAAGASGVPGGSLLLIPLACSLLGISDDIAMQVVAIGFIIGVVQDSCETALNSSSDIVFTAAAEYAKERQQ